The Diadema setosum chromosome 12, eeDiaSeto1, whole genome shotgun sequence genome has a segment encoding these proteins:
- the LOC140236178 gene encoding gamma-butyrobetaine dioxygenase-like yields MLARSCKMLRGVAQGFVANGNRHLTQKPSLVRACHRLQHAQASSRMGDVITSVERCDDKAWYEVRWADGHTARFPYVFLFDNCRCADCYHTGSYQRAVLMADVDPDVLPTGHSIVGNGEAIQVSWPNGHSSPFPADWLKRHEFGKKPYDPLASLTKKSWGSEKAADIPVFKYDDVMEDDKALYDWLASLMTDGITLLKETRGEEGVVDKICKRIAWIRTTIYGNVFNVITMYDACSLAYTGNALGMHNDLPGFYYTPGVQMLHCIKQVESEGGDNQFVDGLRMAEVIKQEDPRMFEILKTMKIDFRTVGEEYIPYHVMTRRSLFEFDEEGNFKGINYNDGVRAPYWSLPVEQVQDGYRALKTFHRTMYSEDNFINYKLQKGEMVVFDNRRILHGRHGFRVEVQEGEESKMRHLEGAYLDWDEIKSKMRLIYEDVHGIPRF; encoded by the exons GCATCTTCTCGTATGGGCGATGTCATCACAAGTGTTGAACGATGCGATGATAAGGCTTGGTATGAAGTCAGATGGGCTGACGGCCACACAGCCCGTTTTCCATACGTCTTTCTCTTCGATAACTGCCGCTGTGCAGACTGCTACCACACCGGCTCCTACCAACGGGCAGTTCTCATGGCCGATGTCGATCCAGATGTCCTGCCCACTGGACATTCCATTGTTGGTAATGGGGAGGCCATTCAGGTTTCTTGGCCAAATGGACATTCCAGCCCTTTTCCTGCTGATTGGCTAAAG AGACATGAGTTTGGCAAGAAGCCGTACGACCCGCTTGCATCGCTGACAAAGAAATCCTGGGGTAGCGAGAAGGCTGCTGACATCCCTGTCTTCAAGTATGATGATGTAATGGAAGACGACAAGGCGCTGTACGACTGGCTGGCGAGCCTCATGACAGATGGGATCACCCTCCTGAAGGAAACGCGGGGGGAAGAGGGTGTGGTCGACAAGATCTGTAAACGCATAGCATGGATCAGGACCACCATATACGG AAATGTTTTCAACGTCATAACAATGTACGATGCCTGTAGTTTGGCCTACACTGGGAATGCGCTTGGTATGCACAATGATTTACCTGGTTTCTACTACACTCCAGGG GTACAGATGCTGCATTGCATAAAGCAAGTTGAGTCTGAAGGTGGCGACAATCAGTTTGTGGATGGTCTGCGCATGGCTGAAGTGATAAAGCAAGAGGATCCTAGAATGTTTGAGATCCTGAAGACGATGAAGATTGACTTCCGGACAGTCGGGGAGGAGTACATCCCTTACCATGTGATGACGAGGAGATCTTTGTTTGA ATTTGATGAAGAGGGAAATTTCAAGGGCATCAACTACAATGACGGCGTGCGTGCCCCATACTGGTCGCTGCCTGTGGAGCAAGTCCAAGATGGCTACAGAGCTCTCAAGACGTTCCACCGCACCATGTACAGCGAGGACAACTTCATAAACTACAAGCTTCAGAAAG GTGAGATGGTAGTGTTTGACAACCGCCGCATCCTCCATGGTCGCCATGGTTTCCGGGTGGAGGTTCAGGAGGGTGAGGAAAGTAAGATGAGACACCTTGAAGGAGCCTACCTGGACTGGGATGAGATCAAATCTAAGATGAGACTGATTTATGAAGACGTCCACGGCATCCCACGCTTTTAA